Proteins encoded in a region of the Variovorax sp. PAMC 28711 genome:
- the pbpC gene encoding penicillin-binding protein 1C yields MHVRPSPLLSAVFWMACCTSPAGAVASFEQTKHDFRSSDAAVFDRNGELLQRVRIDPTVRRGQWIALADVSPALRTAMVLSEDKRFYEHSGVDWRAVSAAAWGNLWNTKTRGASTLTMQLAGLIDDDLRRASGGRSLTQKVGQTLAATQLEREWRKDQVLEAYLNTVPFRGEIVGIDALSRTLFGKAPHGLDAREAAVAAALVRAPNARPAVVAQRACEVLRTMAPETKNNSNNKADCEALDMFASAALQRRAFDASDGIAPHLARRALRESGNGADIHTTLRAPLQRFALTTLQRHLRELRGRHVEDGALVVLDNASGEVLAWVGSSGVLSQAAEVDGVVAQRQPGSTLKPLLYAQAIAERRLTAASLLDDSSAQISTASGLYIPQNYDRQFKGLVSARTALAASLNVPAVRTLVMVSPEAFARQLRAAGMPLRENGDYYGYSLALGSAEVSLLSLTNAYRTLANGGRVGETRFLPGQGSNTTNAIDPGAAFIVGDILSDANARARTFGLDSILSTRFWTAVKTGTSKDMRDNWAVGWSARYTVGVWVGNASGAPMWDVSGTSGAAPVWAELMGFLHAREPSRAPTPPPGLVHAPVTFGRNAEGGLLEASRDEWFLQGTEQAEFAIDPVAARHAATGAAARITSPTRGTIIALDPDIPPNRQRVRLEAEGAGVRWQIDGKPFARGATAQWLPWPGRHAIQLVDARGQVLDEVKLEVRGAGVAAGASAPPRP; encoded by the coding sequence ATGCACGTCCGTCCCTCGCCCCTCTTGTCCGCTGTGTTCTGGATGGCCTGCTGCACCAGTCCGGCCGGGGCCGTGGCCTCGTTTGAACAGACCAAACACGACTTCCGCTCGTCCGATGCCGCCGTGTTCGACCGCAACGGCGAACTGCTCCAGCGCGTGCGGATCGATCCCACCGTGCGACGCGGCCAGTGGATCGCCCTGGCCGACGTGTCGCCGGCCTTGCGCACGGCCATGGTGTTGAGCGAGGACAAACGCTTCTACGAACACAGCGGCGTCGACTGGCGCGCCGTGTCCGCGGCCGCCTGGGGCAATCTGTGGAACACGAAGACGCGCGGTGCCTCGACCCTCACGATGCAGCTCGCCGGCCTGATCGACGACGACCTGCGCCGCGCGAGCGGCGGTCGCAGCCTGACGCAGAAAGTTGGGCAAACGCTCGCTGCGACGCAACTGGAGCGCGAGTGGCGCAAGGACCAGGTGCTGGAGGCGTACCTCAACACCGTGCCGTTTCGCGGCGAGATCGTCGGCATCGATGCGCTGTCGCGCACGCTGTTCGGTAAAGCGCCGCACGGGCTCGATGCGCGCGAAGCGGCCGTTGCGGCAGCGCTGGTGCGTGCGCCGAACGCCCGGCCCGCGGTGGTCGCGCAGCGCGCCTGCGAAGTGCTGCGCACGATGGCGCCCGAGACCAAGAACAACAGCAACAACAAGGCCGACTGCGAGGCGCTCGACATGTTCGCCAGCGCCGCGCTGCAACGGCGCGCCTTCGATGCGAGCGACGGCATCGCGCCGCATCTGGCGCGGCGCGCATTGCGCGAATCGGGCAACGGCGCCGACATCCACACCACCTTGCGCGCGCCCCTGCAGCGCTTCGCACTGACCACCTTGCAACGCCACCTGCGCGAGCTGCGAGGCCGCCACGTCGAAGACGGCGCGCTGGTCGTGCTCGACAACGCGAGCGGCGAGGTGCTCGCGTGGGTCGGTTCGTCGGGCGTGCTGAGCCAGGCGGCCGAGGTCGACGGCGTCGTGGCACAGCGCCAGCCGGGCTCCACGCTCAAGCCGCTGCTGTATGCGCAGGCCATCGCCGAACGCCGGCTCACGGCGGCGTCGCTGCTCGACGATTCTTCTGCGCAGATCAGCACGGCGAGCGGCCTCTACATCCCGCAGAACTACGACCGCCAGTTCAAGGGGCTGGTGTCGGCCCGCACCGCGCTCGCCGCTTCGCTCAACGTGCCGGCCGTGCGCACGCTGGTGATGGTGTCGCCCGAAGCCTTCGCACGCCAACTGCGCGCGGCCGGGATGCCGCTGCGCGAAAACGGTGATTACTACGGCTACAGCCTGGCGCTCGGCAGCGCAGAGGTGTCGCTGCTGTCGCTGACCAATGCGTACCGGACGCTGGCGAACGGCGGAAGGGTTGGGGAGACGCGGTTTTTGCCAGGACAGGGAAGCAACACCACGAACGCGATCGATCCCGGGGCGGCGTTCATCGTCGGCGACATCCTGTCGGATGCCAACGCGCGGGCGCGCACCTTCGGGCTCGACAGCATCCTGTCGACGCGTTTCTGGACCGCCGTGAAGACCGGCACCAGCAAGGACATGCGCGACAACTGGGCGGTCGGCTGGTCGGCGCGCTACACGGTCGGCGTGTGGGTCGGCAATGCCAGCGGCGCGCCGATGTGGGACGTGAGCGGCACCAGCGGCGCGGCGCCCGTATGGGCCGAGCTCATGGGCTTCCTGCACGCGCGCGAGCCGAGCCGCGCGCCGACGCCGCCACCGGGCCTGGTGCACGCGCCTGTGACCTTCGGGCGCAACGCAGAGGGCGGCCTGCTCGAAGCGTCGCGCGATGAGTGGTTCCTGCAGGGCACCGAGCAAGCCGAATTCGCGATCGATCCGGTCGCTGCACGCCACGCCGCCACGGGCGCCGCAGCCCGCATCACCTCGCCGACGCGCGGCACGATCATCGCGCTCGACCCCGACATTCCGCCGAACCGCCAGCGCGTGCGCCTGGAGGCCGAGGGCGCAGGCGTGCGCTGGCAGATCGACGGCAAGCCGTTTGCGCGCGGCGCCACCGCCCAGTGGCTGCCGTGGCCGGGCCGGCACGCCATTCAGCTGGTCGACGCACGCGGGCAGGTGCTCGACGAGGTGAAACTCGAGGTGCGCGGTGCCGGCGTGGCCGCAGGCGCCAGCGCGCCACCGCGCCCCTGA
- a CDS encoding thrombospondin type 3 repeat-containing protein — protein sequence MKTLALVIATSAVLLVGCVAPAPYYDRPAPPRAQGDRDRDGVPNRADRDRDGDGVPNRYDRKPNNPNRN from the coding sequence ATGAAAACACTCGCATTGGTCATCGCCACGTCAGCCGTTTTGCTCGTCGGCTGCGTCGCCCCCGCGCCGTATTACGACCGTCCGGCCCCGCCACGCGCGCAGGGCGACCGGGACCGCGACGGCGTGCCAAACCGCGCGGACCGCGACCGTGACGGCGACGGCGTGCCGAACCGCTACGACCGCAAGCCGAACAACCCGAATCGCAACTGA
- a CDS encoding alpha-2-macroglobulin family protein, translating into MITALALAASALLTLPAHALQITSLTPQGEVARVRQIVAKFDQAAVNFGDPKAPAPLAVSCTDAAAAKGTGRWTGEKQWVYDFENDLPPGVRCTVTRIASFKSGTGAEITGTERYQFNSGGPFVRNIQPSYGKIDEQQSFVLQLNGPATLASVRENVWCAVDGVGERVPVKLIEGAERVGFLRALGLDKSAEKSPLAFVTMQCNRTLTAASKMQIVYGKGVATPSGVANAVEKRFSFEVREPFAVSFSCERENAQAACLPLRPMELRFNAPVSRKVASQIELKGGGKTIKPKVDDENANSDDAVVDSVTFPAPFDEQTQFTITLPSNFQDASARPLAAPDSFPLKTATGLMPPLAKFAASPFGVIERLAEPGGVALMPVTVRRVEPALMVNALTPGKVSDMNPQTDAEIIAWYRKVKRYDNSYTVDRKEAQADVKGALPKVIDKDNKTSVQTRMLSLLGGQPGVKTLDMPKAESGDPRPFEVIGIPLTPGFHVLEIASQKLGDSLLDERYGGGRTMYVRTTALATNLAVHFKLGRENSMAWVTSLDKGKVVAGARVRVSGCDGKEIDAGTTDANGIAALKGISPDSPSCGGEEGSGYFVSARAKDDKGVEDLAFTWSDWQRGIEPWRFNVPTSQDSQPDAVAHTLFDRTLLRAGETVSMKHLIRTQTSKGFGLPDDLPGTLVLTHVGSGQQFTQPVGWRKTATGGQSAENTFAIPVAAKLGVYQVALRKGDDKNNDGELDGQRSFSTGQFRVEEFRLPVLEGRVTPVEKKPLVNPGTVPTDVQINYVAGGGAANLPVRVSALVRGKNLSFGDYDSFTFSPPQKQDASAAGADEEADASQDARVIADKLPVTLDRNGAGKVTVDKVPKNIAPRELLLEATYSDPNGEVQTIRSTQTLWPAAVIAGVKTESWVSTSQKLKFQALALDLSGKPQADVPLEVKAVARITTSSRKRMVGGFYTYDNKTETKDLGTVCSGKSDSRGLLLCDASLGEPGRVELIVSAKDKDGNTSVAANSVYVTKQGEIWFGGEDNDRIDVLPEKKSYQPGEVAKFQVRSPFRFSTALVSVEREGIIETHVVQLNGQDPTVTLEVKPEWGPNAYVSVLALRGRLREVPWYSFFTWGFKAPREWWTAFWYEGKEYVAPTAMVDLSKPAYRLGLAEIRVGTKAHQIDVKVTSDKPSYPVRGKAQITITGTLPDGKPAAGAEVALAAVDQALLELKPNDSWNLLDAMLQRRSWGVSTSTAQMEIVGRRHYGRKAVPAGGGGGKGAARELLDTLLLWNPRVVLDANGQAVVTVPLNDALTTFRIVAVADSGVGLFGTGQTTVQATQDLQIISGLPPLVREDDQFRAQITLRNTTQKPMKVEAAPRATLLTLEPQTVDIPAGEARELAWNVTAPAQLAQTRAEAILWEIEAKDTTGSARDALKVRQRIIPAVPLTVQQATLVQIDGPFTLDVAPPADALPGRGGLKMSLQPKLAEGLPGVRDWFANYPFICLEQKTSKSVGLRDAKMWQGVLAQLPGYLDGDGLASYFPPRDGEANRGSDILTSYLLAATHEAAALDPAFALPDDARAPMEAGLIAFVEGRIQREFWSPRKDLDVRKLAALEALSRYGKATGRMTASITLAPNQWPTSAVIDWMNILKRVPDVPERAKRLDEANNIVKARLSYQGTKLIFSTEQDDYWWWLMTNGDVNTARLLLSVMDDPAWKDDIGKLANGFIGRQQNGAWHTTTANLWGGLALEKFSKVFESTPVAGITAATLGTAKAQVDWAKVERIKTTDAAGAPNQTTFFGAPASPGNLRNNSMFLPWRNPPVRDTLLVLQEGTGKPWLTLQSVAAVQLKAPFAAGYAIKKTITPVEQAVTGKYTRGDVLRIALEVNASADMTWVAITDPVPAGATILGSGLGRDSQIATQGEKKTGAGWPAFEERSFESFRSYYEYLPKGVVKMEYTVRLNNVGDFALPPSRVEAMYAPEMFGEFPNARVKVEPVK; encoded by the coding sequence ATGATTACTGCGCTGGCGCTGGCCGCGAGCGCCCTGCTGACGCTGCCCGCGCACGCGCTTCAGATCACCAGCCTCACGCCGCAGGGCGAAGTGGCCCGCGTGCGGCAGATCGTCGCCAAATTCGACCAGGCCGCCGTCAACTTCGGCGACCCCAAGGCGCCGGCGCCGCTGGCCGTGAGCTGCACCGACGCAGCCGCCGCCAAGGGCACCGGCCGCTGGACCGGCGAGAAGCAGTGGGTCTACGACTTCGAGAACGACTTGCCGCCCGGCGTGCGCTGCACGGTCACGCGGATCGCGTCGTTCAAATCCGGCACCGGCGCCGAGATCACGGGCACCGAGCGCTACCAGTTCAACAGTGGCGGCCCCTTCGTGCGCAACATCCAGCCGAGCTACGGGAAGATCGACGAGCAGCAGTCCTTCGTGCTGCAGCTGAACGGCCCCGCCACGCTGGCCAGCGTGCGCGAGAACGTCTGGTGCGCGGTCGACGGCGTCGGCGAGCGGGTGCCGGTCAAGCTGATCGAAGGCGCAGAGCGCGTCGGCTTTCTGCGGGCGCTGGGCCTCGACAAGTCGGCGGAAAAGTCGCCACTCGCCTTCGTCACGATGCAATGCAATCGCACCCTGACGGCGGCCAGCAAGATGCAGATCGTCTACGGCAAGGGCGTCGCCACGCCTTCGGGCGTCGCGAATGCCGTCGAAAAGCGCTTCAGCTTCGAGGTGCGCGAACCCTTCGCCGTGTCGTTCAGCTGCGAACGCGAAAACGCGCAGGCGGCCTGCCTGCCGCTGCGCCCGATGGAACTGCGCTTCAACGCGCCGGTGTCGCGCAAGGTGGCCTCGCAGATCGAGCTCAAGGGCGGCGGCAAGACGATCAAGCCCAAGGTCGACGACGAGAACGCCAACAGCGATGACGCGGTGGTCGATTCGGTGACCTTCCCGGCCCCATTCGACGAGCAGACGCAATTCACGATCACGTTGCCTTCGAACTTCCAGGACGCCTCCGCCCGACCGCTCGCCGCGCCCGACAGCTTCCCGCTCAAGACCGCCACCGGCCTGATGCCACCGCTGGCCAAGTTCGCCGCCTCGCCGTTTGGCGTGATCGAGCGGCTGGCCGAACCCGGCGGCGTCGCGCTGATGCCGGTGACGGTGCGGCGCGTCGAGCCCGCGCTGATGGTGAACGCGCTCACGCCCGGCAAGGTGAGCGACATGAACCCGCAGACCGATGCGGAAATCATCGCGTGGTATCGCAAGGTCAAGCGCTACGACAACAGCTACACCGTGGACCGCAAGGAAGCGCAAGCCGACGTGAAGGGCGCGCTGCCGAAGGTGATCGACAAGGACAACAAGACGAGCGTGCAGACGCGCATGCTGTCGCTGCTCGGCGGCCAGCCCGGCGTGAAGACACTGGACATGCCGAAGGCCGAAAGCGGCGACCCCCGCCCCTTCGAAGTGATCGGCATCCCGCTCACGCCCGGCTTCCATGTGCTGGAGATCGCCTCGCAGAAGCTCGGCGATTCGCTGCTCGACGAGCGCTATGGCGGCGGTCGCACGATGTACGTGCGCACCACCGCGCTCGCCACCAACCTCGCGGTGCATTTCAAGCTCGGCCGCGAGAATTCGATGGCCTGGGTGACTTCGCTCGACAAGGGCAAGGTCGTCGCTGGCGCCAGGGTGCGCGTCTCAGGCTGCGACGGCAAGGAAATCGACGCCGGCACCACCGACGCGAACGGCATCGCGGCGCTCAAGGGCATCTCGCCCGACAGCCCATCCTGCGGCGGCGAGGAAGGCAGCGGGTACTTCGTCAGCGCGCGCGCCAAAGACGACAAGGGCGTGGAGGACCTCGCCTTCACCTGGAGCGACTGGCAGCGCGGCATCGAGCCTTGGCGCTTCAATGTGCCGACCAGCCAGGATTCCCAACCCGATGCGGTCGCCCACACCCTGTTCGACCGCACGCTGCTGCGCGCCGGCGAAACCGTGTCGATGAAGCATCTGATCCGCACGCAGACCAGCAAAGGCTTCGGCCTCCCCGACGACCTGCCCGGCACGCTGGTACTGACGCACGTGGGCAGCGGCCAGCAATTCACGCAGCCGGTCGGCTGGCGCAAGACCGCCACCGGCGGCCAGAGCGCCGAGAACACCTTCGCGATCCCGGTGGCCGCCAAGCTGGGCGTCTATCAGGTGGCGCTGCGCAAGGGAGACGACAAGAACAACGACGGCGAGCTGGACGGCCAGCGCAGTTTCAGCACCGGCCAGTTCCGCGTCGAGGAATTCCGCCTGCCCGTGCTCGAAGGGCGCGTGACGCCGGTGGAGAAGAAGCCGCTGGTCAACCCCGGCACGGTGCCGACCGACGTGCAGATCAACTACGTCGCCGGCGGTGGCGCGGCCAACCTGCCGGTGCGCGTGTCGGCATTGGTGCGCGGCAAAAACCTCAGCTTCGGCGACTATGACAGTTTCACCTTCTCCCCGCCGCAAAAGCAGGACGCCTCGGCCGCGGGTGCCGACGAAGAGGCCGACGCCTCGCAGGACGCACGCGTCATCGCCGACAAGCTGCCCGTGACGCTCGACCGGAACGGCGCCGGCAAAGTGACCGTCGACAAGGTGCCAAAGAACATCGCGCCGCGCGAGCTGCTGCTGGAAGCCACCTACTCCGACCCGAACGGCGAGGTGCAGACGATTCGCAGCACCCAAACGCTCTGGCCCGCGGCGGTGATCGCCGGCGTGAAGACCGAGAGCTGGGTGTCGACCAGCCAGAAGCTGAAGTTTCAGGCGCTCGCGCTCGACCTCTCCGGCAAGCCGCAGGCCGACGTGCCGCTCGAAGTGAAGGCGGTCGCCCGCATCACGACCAGCAGCCGCAAGCGCATGGTCGGCGGCTTTTACACCTACGACAACAAGACCGAAACAAAGGACCTCGGCACCGTGTGCAGCGGCAAGAGCGACAGCCGCGGCCTGCTGCTGTGCGACGCCTCGCTCGGCGAACCGGGCCGCGTCGAACTCATCGTGAGCGCGAAGGACAAGGACGGCAACACCAGCGTGGCGGCCAACTCGGTCTACGTCACGAAACAGGGCGAAATCTGGTTCGGCGGCGAAGACAACGACCGCATTGACGTGCTGCCCGAAAAGAAGAGCTACCAGCCCGGCGAGGTCGCCAAGTTCCAGGTGCGCAGCCCCTTCCGCTTCTCGACCGCGCTGGTGTCGGTGGAACGCGAAGGCATCATCGAGACGCACGTGGTCCAGCTCAACGGCCAGGACCCGACGGTCACGCTCGAAGTGAAGCCCGAGTGGGGGCCGAACGCCTATGTGAGCGTGCTCGCCCTGCGCGGCCGGCTGCGCGAAGTGCCCTGGTACAGCTTCTTCACCTGGGGCTTCAAGGCACCGCGCGAATGGTGGACCGCCTTCTGGTACGAGGGCAAGGAATACGTCGCGCCGACTGCGATGGTCGACCTCAGCAAGCCGGCCTACCGGCTCGGCCTCGCGGAGATCCGCGTGGGCACCAAGGCGCACCAGATCGACGTGAAGGTGACGAGCGACAAGCCGAGCTACCCGGTGCGCGGCAAGGCGCAGATCACCATCACCGGCACGCTGCCCGACGGCAAGCCGGCGGCCGGCGCCGAAGTGGCGCTGGCTGCGGTCGACCAGGCGCTGCTCGAACTCAAGCCCAACGACAGCTGGAACCTGCTCGACGCGATGCTGCAGCGGCGCAGCTGGGGCGTGAGCACCTCGACCGCGCAGATGGAAATCGTCGGCCGGCGCCACTACGGTCGCAAGGCCGTGCCCGCGGGCGGTGGCGGCGGCAAGGGCGCCGCGCGCGAACTGCTCGACACGCTGCTCTTGTGGAATCCGCGCGTGGTGCTCGACGCCAACGGCCAGGCCGTGGTGACGGTGCCGCTCAACGATGCGTTGACGACCTTCCGCATCGTCGCGGTCGCCGATTCAGGCGTCGGACTGTTCGGGACGGGCCAGACAACGGTCCAGGCGACGCAAGACCTGCAGATCATCAGCGGCCTGCCGCCGCTGGTGCGCGAGGACGATCAGTTCCGCGCACAGATCACGCTGCGCAACACGACGCAAAAGCCGATGAAGGTCGAAGCCGCACCGCGCGCGACGCTGCTCACGCTGGAACCGCAGACCGTCGACATCCCCGCCGGCGAAGCGCGCGAGCTCGCCTGGAACGTGACGGCGCCCGCGCAGCTCGCGCAAACGCGTGCCGAAGCCATCCTGTGGGAGATCGAGGCGAAGGACACCACGGGCAGCGCACGCGATGCGCTCAAGGTGCGCCAGCGCATCATCCCGGCCGTGCCGCTCACGGTGCAGCAGGCGACGCTGGTGCAGATCGACGGGCCGTTCACGCTCGACGTGGCGCCGCCGGCCGACGCCCTGCCCGGTCGCGGCGGCCTGAAGATGTCGCTCCAGCCCAAGCTGGCCGAAGGCCTGCCCGGCGTGCGCGACTGGTTCGCCAACTATCCGTTCATCTGCCTGGAGCAGAAGACCAGCAAATCGGTCGGCCTGCGCGACGCGAAGATGTGGCAGGGCGTGCTCGCGCAGCTGCCCGGCTATCTCGACGGCGACGGCCTCGCCAGCTACTTCCCGCCGCGCGACGGCGAGGCGAACCGCGGCAGCGACATCCTCACGTCGTACCTGCTCGCCGCCACGCACGAAGCGGCGGCACTGGACCCGGCCTTCGCGCTGCCCGACGATGCACGCGCGCCGATGGAAGCCGGCCTGATCGCCTTCGTCGAAGGCAGGATCCAGCGCGAGTTCTGGAGTCCGCGCAAGGATCTCGACGTGCGCAAGCTCGCCGCGCTCGAAGCGCTGTCGCGCTACGGCAAGGCGACTGGCCGCATGACGGCGAGCATCACCCTCGCACCCAACCAGTGGCCGACCAGCGCCGTCATCGACTGGATGAACATCCTGAAGCGCGTGCCCGACGTGCCCGAGCGCGCGAAACGCCTGGACGAAGCCAACAACATCGTGAAGGCGCGACTGAGCTACCAGGGCACCAAGCTGATCTTCAGCACCGAGCAGGACGACTACTGGTGGTGGCTCATGACCAACGGCGACGTCAACACCGCACGCCTGCTGCTCAGCGTGATGGACGACCCGGCCTGGAAGGACGACATCGGCAAGCTGGCCAACGGCTTCATCGGTCGCCAGCAGAACGGCGCCTGGCACACGACGACGGCAAACCTGTGGGGCGGGCTGGCGCTGGAGAAGTTCAGTAAAGTGTTCGAGAGCACGCCGGTCGCCGGCATCACCGCCGCCACGCTCGGCACGGCGAAGGCGCAGGTCGACTGGGCGAAGGTCGAACGCATCAAGACCACGGATGCAGCCGGTGCGCCGAACCAGACCACCTTCTTCGGTGCGCCCGCGTCGCCGGGCAACCTGCGCAACAACAGCATGTTCCTGCCGTGGCGCAATCCGCCCGTGCGCGACACGCTGCTGGTGCTGCAGGAAGGCACGGGCAAGCCGTGGCTCACGCTGCAGTCGGTCGCGGCCGTACAGCTCAAGGCACCGTTCGCCGCCGGCTACGCGATCAAGAAAACGATCACGCCGGTCGAGCAGGCCGTTACCGGCAAGTACACGCGCGGCGACGTGCTGCGCATCGCGCTCGAAGTGAACGCGAGCGCCGACATGACCTGGGTCGCGATCACCGACCCGGTGCCCGCCGGCGCCACCATCCTCGGCAGCGGCCTCGGCCGGGATTCTCAGATCGCGACGCAGGGCGAGAAGAAAACGGGTGCCGGCTGGCCCGCCTTCGAGGAGCGCAGCTTCGAATCCTTCCGCAGCTACTACGAGTACCTGCCGAAAGGCGTGGTGAAGATGGAGTACACGGTGCGGCTCAACAACGTCGGCGACTTCGCGCTGCCTCCGAGCCGCGTCGAGGCGATGTATGCACCCGAGATGTTTGGGGAGTTTCCCAATGCGCGCGTGAAGGTGGAGCCGGTGAAGTGA
- the opgC gene encoding OpgC domain-containing protein, with protein sequence MKRLWEIDALRGLMLVLMTVTHLPTRLTDPLGQPFGFVSAAEGFVLLSAFVSGMVYSRIGYTQGVDRMRSAFFKRALKVYLSQAATLLFLFFIITAVSMRIDQEAVKNLASYYLASPHHGLFYGLLLIYEPALLDILPMYIFFMLLSPWVMAFALRHGWAAVMAVSVLLWTLAQFGLSDWVYAQAARWTGLPVPFQEMGAFNTFGWQLLWFGGMCLGAGRNAPEAKPLTFPSWVVALAAMLALYGLVWRHFGEHGQAPFGGDVELNLLFDKWQLGPLRLVNLCALGVLMVRFGPTLARRLPRFHWLEAMGSASLPVFCAHLVAVLTVLAFYGDSQTARPWWGDALLLVAVFGSLYAVAWLTLRWDRRAALTASAAKSEAPSPAGAKR encoded by the coding sequence ATGAAACGCCTTTGGGAAATCGACGCCTTGCGCGGGCTGATGCTCGTGCTGATGACCGTCACCCACCTGCCGACCCGCCTCACCGATCCGCTGGGGCAGCCTTTCGGATTCGTTTCTGCGGCCGAGGGCTTCGTGCTTCTCTCTGCCTTCGTGTCGGGCATGGTGTACAGCCGCATCGGCTACACGCAGGGCGTGGACCGCATGCGCAGCGCGTTCTTCAAGCGCGCGCTCAAGGTCTACCTGAGCCAGGCGGCCACGCTGCTCTTCCTGTTCTTCATCATCACCGCGGTGAGCATGCGCATCGACCAGGAAGCGGTGAAGAACCTGGCGTCCTACTACCTCGCGAGCCCGCACCACGGGCTGTTCTACGGGCTCTTGCTGATCTACGAGCCGGCGCTGCTCGACATCCTGCCGATGTACATCTTCTTCATGCTGCTGAGCCCGTGGGTGATGGCGTTCGCGCTGCGCCACGGATGGGCGGCAGTGATGGCGGTGAGTGTGTTGCTGTGGACGCTCGCGCAGTTCGGGCTCAGCGATTGGGTCTACGCACAGGCCGCGCGCTGGACTGGGCTGCCGGTGCCGTTCCAGGAGATGGGCGCGTTCAACACCTTCGGCTGGCAGTTGCTGTGGTTCGGCGGCATGTGTCTTGGCGCGGGCCGCAATGCGCCCGAGGCGAAACCCCTGACTTTCCCGTCATGGGTGGTCGCGCTGGCCGCGATGCTGGCGCTTTACGGTCTGGTGTGGCGTCATTTCGGCGAGCACGGGCAGGCGCCGTTCGGCGGCGACGTCGAGCTCAACCTGCTGTTCGACAAATGGCAGCTCGGTCCGCTGCGGCTGGTCAACCTCTGCGCGCTCGGCGTGCTGATGGTGCGCTTCGGGCCGACGCTCGCGCGCCGGCTGCCGCGTTTTCACTGGCTGGAGGCGATGGGCTCGGCGTCGTTGCCGGTGTTCTGCGCCCACCTCGTGGCCGTGCTCACCGTGCTGGCCTTCTACGGCGACAGCCAGACAGCGCGGCCGTGGTGGGGCGATGCTTTGCTGCTTGTCGCGGTGTTCGGCTCCCTCTACGCGGTGGCGTGGCTCACCCTCCGGTGGGACCGGCGCGCCGCGCTCACTGCGTCGGCGGCAAAGTCGGAGGCGCCGTCGCCAGCAGGTGCGAAGCGATGA
- a CDS encoding SGNH/GDSL hydrolase family protein, which yields MRPVPLVRSALLALSLALAAGFAAQAQLSVPAVDPDAAATLKATDAARARWRSELEAYDAADRERPPPEGSVLFVGSSTIRLWPHFAQDFQQQTPHTINRGVGGSTMAECSLLVRDLVLRYKPRQVVVYAGDNDLAEGRTPLQILESFARFARAVRAELPNARITFVSVKPSPSRERLLPQVRETNNIITAYLNTLGNSAYVDIFTPMLGADGRPRPELFRPDRLHMNESGYALWRSLIASHLLATAPPTLPPTQ from the coding sequence TTGAGGCCCGTTCCGCTGGTGCGCAGCGCGCTGCTGGCGCTGTCGCTGGCGCTCGCGGCAGGGTTCGCTGCACAGGCCCAGCTGTCGGTGCCGGCCGTCGATCCGGATGCCGCCGCGACTCTGAAGGCGACCGACGCGGCGCGCGCACGCTGGCGCAGCGAACTCGAGGCCTACGACGCCGCCGACAGAGAGCGACCGCCGCCCGAAGGCAGCGTGCTCTTCGTCGGCAGCTCGACCATCCGGCTCTGGCCGCACTTCGCGCAGGATTTCCAGCAGCAGACGCCGCACACCATCAACCGCGGCGTCGGCGGCTCGACGATGGCCGAATGCAGCCTCCTGGTGCGCGACCTGGTGCTGCGCTACAAGCCGCGTCAGGTGGTGGTGTACGCCGGCGACAACGACCTGGCCGAAGGTCGCACGCCGCTGCAGATCCTGGAGAGCTTCGCGCGCTTCGCGCGGGCGGTGAGGGCAGAACTGCCGAACGCCCGCATCACCTTCGTGTCGGTCAAGCCGAGCCCCTCGCGGGAGCGCCTTCTGCCGCAGGTGCGCGAGACCAACAACATCATCACGGCCTATCTGAACACGCTCGGGAACAGCGCATACGTCGACATCTTCACCCCGATGCTCGGCGCCGATGGCCGCCCGCGGCCGGAACTGTTCCGGCCCGACCGCCTGCACATGAACGAATCCGGCTACGCGCTGTGGCGCTCGCTCATCGCTTCGCACCTGCTGGCGACGGCGCCTCCGACTTTGCCGCCGACGCAGTGA
- a CDS encoding anti-sigma factor, whose product MNIASHPELVELLAAGHALGTLRGGARRRFEAIAREQAPVRAAALVWQIRLASMTELERPVVPDGAVWTRIRNLIEAEQSEQAIQRQRAAVTTTPAAAPVAGWLRSLALWRGAAGVGALATVLAVVVGFNLREQLNAAPAVQYVAVLQDDKSAASMLVTFDPKNRQLVLQRVGGYQEASDRSLQLWALPPGGAPRSLGVLGSQPALKLAAAASEIQAVPTLAISLEPKGGVPSAGGPTGPVLFKGALIEKML is encoded by the coding sequence ATGAACATCGCCTCACACCCCGAACTCGTCGAACTGCTGGCCGCCGGCCATGCGCTCGGCACCCTGCGAGGCGGCGCCCGCCGTCGCTTCGAAGCCATCGCGCGCGAACAGGCGCCGGTGCGCGCGGCGGCACTGGTCTGGCAGATCCGGCTGGCCAGCATGACCGAGCTGGAGCGCCCCGTCGTGCCGGACGGCGCGGTCTGGACCCGCATCCGCAACCTCATCGAGGCCGAGCAGAGCGAGCAGGCGATCCAGCGGCAACGCGCTGCCGTGACCACGACGCCAGCGGCGGCACCCGTCGCCGGATGGCTGCGCAGCCTGGCGCTCTGGCGCGGCGCGGCGGGCGTCGGCGCGCTGGCGACGGTGCTGGCCGTGGTGGTCGGTTTCAACCTGCGCGAACAGCTGAACGCTGCGCCGGCCGTGCAATACGTGGCCGTGCTGCAGGACGACAAGTCCGCCGCCTCGATGCTCGTCACCTTCGACCCGAAGAACCGCCAACTCGTGCTGCAACGCGTGGGCGGCTACCAGGAAGCGTCGGACCGCTCGCTCCAGCTGTGGGCACTGCCACCGGGCGGCGCACCGCGTTCGCTGGGCGTGCTCGGCTCTCAGCCGGCCCTCAAGCTGGCCGCAGCCGCCTCCGAAATCCAGGCCGTGCCCACGTTGGCGATCAGCCTCGAGCCCAAGGGCGGCGTCCCGAGCGCGGGCGGCCCGACCGGCCCGGTTCTCTTCAAAGGCGCACTGATCGAGAAGATGCTTTGA